A region of Clostridia bacterium DNA encodes the following proteins:
- a CDS encoding helix-turn-helix domain-containing protein, giving the protein MRIKDDFKKKIIVDYIDSYFDNYRESPSLRQIAEETGISLSTVHRYLQSLNDDGVLAYKGRRQIQTYRMDKEHSSYSMPVLGYVACGEGQEESEEIIEYIRLPESLIGKGEFFVLISKGESMIDAGIHPGDYVVINRSQKPNIGDIVVALYEGKNNLKVLKKTDDGKKYFLESCNSNKIEYPDIYVQDLKIQGVAISVIHSLKKVL; this is encoded by the coding sequence ATGCGTATTAAAGATGATTTTAAGAAAAAGATAATAGTTGATTATATTGATTCTTATTTTGATAACTATAGGGAATCCCCATCACTGAGACAGATAGCAGAAGAAACCGGTATTTCTCTTTCTACTGTGCACAGATATTTGCAGTCCTTAAACGATGATGGAGTGCTTGCATATAAGGGACGGCGTCAAATTCAGACATATCGTATGGATAAAGAGCATTCATCTTATTCAATGCCGGTTTTGGGGTATGTCGCATGTGGAGAAGGACAAGAGGAAAGCGAAGAAATTATTGAATATATTAGATTGCCTGAATCATTAATCGGCAAAGGAGAATTTTTTGTTCTTATTTCCAAAGGTGAATCTATGATAGATGCAGGGATACATCCAGGGGACTATGTTGTTATCAACAGAAGTCAAAAACCTAATATTGGTGATATTGTCGTGGCATTGTATGAAGGAAAGAATAATCTTAAGGTTTTAAAGAAAACTGATGATGGCAAAAAATATTTCTTGGAGTCATGTAATTCCAACAAAATAGAGTATCCCGACATTTATGTGCAAGACCTTAAAATACAAGGCGTTGCTATTAGTGTAATTCATAGTCTTAAGAAAGTGTTATAA
- a CDS encoding nucleotidyl transferase AbiEii/AbiGii toxin family protein, translating to MSLKAKIRNIAKQKNIPAQVILQNYMFERLLVRLSMSEYKDKFVMKGGMLVAAIVGLDNRATMDLDTTLKNLPLTTESIRSALESVCEISCDDGICFEVGKISPIREDDIYGGYRVMLDAKFETLVISLSVDVSTGDVITPRAIPYRFTEIFNDDMYYELWAYNIETVMAEKVETILRRGVFNTRPRDFYDVYILTTAQKYDKVLFKEALKATAAHRGTANQITNVSDILKNIEESDELRAMWGKYRKQFAYAAEIEYVQIMDILKILVL from the coding sequence ATGAGCTTAAAAGCTAAAATAAGGAACATAGCAAAACAAAAAAATATTCCTGCCCAGGTAATATTGCAAAACTATATGTTTGAACGTTTGTTAGTACGACTTTCGATGTCTGAATACAAAGATAAGTTTGTGATGAAAGGCGGAATGCTTGTTGCTGCAATTGTAGGGCTTGATAACCGCGCAACAATGGATTTGGACACTACCCTCAAAAATTTACCTCTTACGACGGAGTCAATTCGTTCTGCATTAGAAAGTGTTTGTGAAATTTCTTGTGATGATGGCATCTGTTTCGAGGTTGGTAAAATTTCGCCTATTCGAGAAGATGATATATATGGTGGTTATCGGGTAATGCTGGATGCAAAATTTGAGACTCTCGTGATATCTCTTAGTGTTGATGTGTCTACAGGTGATGTGATTACGCCTCGTGCAATCCCATATAGATTTACGGAAATTTTTAATGATGATATGTATTATGAATTATGGGCGTATAACATTGAAACTGTTATGGCTGAAAAAGTTGAAACCATTCTCAGAAGAGGGGTATTTAATACCAGACCCAGAGATTTTTATGATGTTTACATACTTACCACTGCTCAAAAATATGATAAAGTTTTATTTAAAGAAGCGCTGAAAGCTACTGCCGCACATCGAGGTACTGCTAATCAAATCACGAATGTATCTGATATATTGAAAAACATTGAAGAAAGCGATGAACTGAGAGCTATGTGGGGCAAGTACCGAAAACAGTTTGCGTATGCCGCAGAAATAGAGTATGTTCAGATTATGGATATCTTGAAAATCCTAGTTTTATAA